One genomic window of Candidatus Binatia bacterium includes the following:
- the rfbD gene encoding dTDP-4-dehydrorhamnose reductase: MASSPILLVSPDGMLGHAFELLLRSRALPFDGVSWPAFDLTKPDSVEPHMHAGLRTIVNCSAFTDVDGAETRENEATAINGGGVGLLAAHARRLGALLVHFSTDYVFDGHAASPYPVDHPISPVNAYGRSKAAGEKAILDSGCQHLIVRTSWLYAPWAKNFVLTMLGLGRANASIRVVSDQVGRPTSAQYLAERTLALARHGARGIFHVTDGGSCSWHELASAVIEQSASACRVDPCTSAEFVRPARRPAYSILDLSKTEVLLGASRSWRDNVAAVLAEHERATQ, encoded by the coding sequence GTGGCCTCCAGTCCGATCCTTCTCGTCAGTCCCGACGGAATGCTCGGGCACGCGTTCGAGCTTCTGCTCCGGTCGCGGGCTCTTCCGTTCGACGGAGTATCGTGGCCGGCTTTCGACCTGACGAAACCGGATAGCGTCGAGCCGCACATGCACGCCGGCCTGCGGACGATCGTCAACTGCTCGGCATTCACCGACGTCGACGGCGCCGAGACGCGCGAGAACGAAGCGACCGCCATCAACGGCGGCGGAGTCGGCCTGCTTGCCGCACACGCGCGGCGCCTTGGTGCGCTGCTCGTGCACTTCAGCACCGATTACGTCTTCGACGGCCACGCGGCTTCTCCCTATCCGGTCGACCATCCCATCTCGCCGGTCAACGCGTACGGCCGCAGCAAGGCCGCCGGCGAAAAGGCCATCCTCGACAGCGGCTGCCAGCACCTGATCGTGCGCACGAGCTGGCTGTACGCACCGTGGGCGAAGAATTTCGTGCTGACGATGCTGGGACTCGGTCGCGCCAATGCTTCGATCCGCGTCGTCAGCGACCAGGTGGGCAGGCCGACCAGCGCGCAGTACCTCGCCGAGCGTACGCTCGCGCTCGCCCGGCACGGCGCGCGCGGGATTTTCCACGTTACCGACGGCGGAAGCTGCAGCTGGCACGAGCTGGCCTCCGCCGTGATCGAGCAGAGCGCGAGCGCGTGCCGCGTCGATCCCTGCACGAGCGCCGAATTCGTGAGACCGGCCAGGCGGCCTGCTTACAGCATTCTCGACCTGTCGAAGACCGAAGTGCTGCTCGGCGCCAGCCGCAGCTGGCGCGACAACGTCGCCGCCGTGCTGGCCGAGCACGAGCGCGCAACGCAGTAA
- a CDS encoding polyprenol monophosphomannose synthase, with protein MRKIVVIPTYNEKENLAAIVTEVLRVDPAICVLVVDDNSPDGTGAIADAMSAADSRVQVLHRPGKDGLGIAYRDGLSKAVQMGGDLIVQMDADFSHPPSALPGFFDLARDYDLVLGSRYIDGITVVNWPMLRLMLSYFGNEYARRVLGGLPVMDATGGFKCWRRSALEAISLEDVRANGYCFQVETTFRAWRAGLSIKETPILFVDRRLGTSKMHLSIAVEAMLIVWKLRWMALTGRIRKARKLAGPGGTAGRAPEIS; from the coding sequence ATGCGCAAGATCGTCGTCATCCCCACCTACAACGAGAAGGAAAATCTCGCGGCCATCGTCACCGAGGTTCTTCGGGTCGATCCGGCCATCTGTGTCCTCGTCGTCGACGACAATTCGCCCGACGGTACGGGTGCGATCGCCGATGCGATGTCGGCGGCGGACTCGCGGGTGCAGGTGCTGCACCGGCCAGGCAAGGACGGGCTCGGCATCGCGTACCGCGACGGGCTGTCGAAGGCCGTGCAGATGGGCGGCGACCTCATCGTGCAGATGGACGCCGACTTCTCGCACCCGCCGTCGGCGCTTCCGGGCTTCTTCGATCTTGCGCGCGACTACGACCTCGTGCTCGGCTCGCGCTACATCGACGGCATCACGGTGGTCAACTGGCCGATGCTGCGCCTGATGCTGAGCTATTTCGGCAACGAATACGCGCGCCGCGTGCTCGGCGGGCTCCCGGTGATGGACGCCACCGGCGGCTTCAAATGCTGGCGCCGCAGCGCGCTGGAAGCGATCTCGCTGGAGGACGTTCGCGCCAACGGCTACTGCTTCCAGGTCGAGACGACGTTCCGCGCGTGGCGGGCCGGGCTTTCGATCAAGGAGACACCGATCCTGTTCGTCGATCGCCGCCTCGGCACTTCCAAGATGCACCTGTCGATCGCCGTCGAGGCGATGCTGATCGTCTGGAAGCTGAGATGGATGGCCTTGACGGGCAGGATCCGCAAAGCCCGCAAGCTTGCCGGTCCCGGCGGCACCGCCGGGCGGGCGCCGGAAATTTCCTGA
- the rfbC gene encoding dTDP-4-dehydrorhamnose 3,5-epimerase — MKVLSTVLPEVCIIEPRVFGDERGHFFESWAAQRYVEAGIPGPFVQDNISRSRRGILRGLHLQNPHCQGKLVSVLLGEVYDVAVDVRVGSPSFGRWTAVVLSDTNHRQFWVPPGFAHGFCVTSDEAIFHYKCTEYYHPASEMSVLWNDPALAIDWPVASPIVNEKDSARAFCLTDIPRERLPHYEQARTERRKDG; from the coding sequence ATGAAAGTCCTGTCGACCGTCCTGCCCGAGGTCTGCATCATCGAGCCCCGAGTGTTCGGCGACGAGCGCGGGCATTTTTTCGAGAGCTGGGCGGCGCAGCGGTACGTGGAAGCCGGAATCCCCGGGCCTTTCGTGCAGGACAACATCTCGCGCTCACGGCGCGGGATCCTGCGCGGTCTGCACCTGCAGAACCCGCATTGCCAGGGAAAGCTCGTCAGCGTTCTTCTCGGCGAGGTCTACGACGTCGCAGTGGACGTGCGCGTCGGGTCGCCGAGCTTCGGACGCTGGACCGCGGTCGTGCTTTCGGACACGAACCACCGCCAGTTCTGGGTGCCGCCGGGCTTCGCGCACGGTTTCTGCGTGACCAGCGACGAGGCGATCTTCCATTACAAGTGCACCGAGTATTACCATCCCGCGTCCGAGATGTCGGTGCTGTGGAACGATCCCGCGCTGGCGATCGACTGGCCGGTTGCCAGTCCGATCGTCAACGAAAAAGACTCGGCGCGCGCGTTTTGCCTGACGGACATCCCGCGCGAGCGGCTGCCGCATTACGAGCAGGCCCGCACCGAGAGGCGCAAGGACGGTTGA
- a CDS encoding glycosyltransferase family 4 protein produces the protein MKRRILVLNERDPVNPMTGGAETHVFEILQRLVSRGHEVTLLAASFPGALREQTVQGVRVRRLANRYFYYAIVPWVARRLAREHDVVVDVLNKLPFFSPWLVPLPCLAIVHHLFGTTAFRQVPAPIAAISWLMEKLIPAAYRGVPVLAISPSTRADLIGRGLAADRIYVVPPGIDKSTHQAVDDGLDREPLVLWIGRVEPYKRADLVIDAMAEVRREVAAATLVIVGAGSARASLEARARAQGLEHCVRFTGFVPEHEKIAWIQKASVLVQTSEKEGWGMTVIEANACNTVAVASDVPGLRDSVQRGRTGLLFEYGDRAGLVRALVRALGDRSLRAELIRGGHEWSERFGWEEVADDAEQLVEEAIRPGASRVHLAASPFPQ, from the coding sequence ATGAAGCGCCGCATCCTCGTCCTCAACGAGCGCGATCCGGTCAACCCGATGACCGGCGGCGCGGAGACGCACGTCTTCGAAATCCTCCAGCGCCTCGTCTCGCGCGGTCACGAAGTCACGCTGCTGGCCGCGAGCTTCCCGGGCGCGCTGCGCGAGCAGACCGTGCAGGGCGTACGCGTGCGCAGGCTCGCCAACCGCTATTTCTACTACGCGATCGTGCCGTGGGTGGCGCGCCGTCTCGCGCGAGAGCACGACGTCGTCGTCGACGTGCTCAACAAGCTTCCGTTCTTCAGTCCGTGGCTCGTCCCGTTGCCGTGCCTGGCGATCGTGCACCACCTGTTCGGAACCACCGCTTTTCGCCAGGTGCCGGCGCCGATCGCCGCGATCTCGTGGCTCATGGAAAAGCTGATCCCGGCGGCGTATCGCGGCGTGCCCGTGCTCGCGATCTCGCCGAGCACCAGGGCCGACCTGATCGGTCGCGGGCTTGCCGCCGACCGCATCTACGTGGTGCCGCCGGGCATCGACAAGAGCACCCACCAGGCGGTCGACGACGGCCTCGATCGCGAGCCGCTGGTGCTGTGGATCGGCCGCGTCGAGCCGTACAAGAGGGCTGACCTCGTCATCGACGCGATGGCCGAAGTGCGTCGCGAGGTTGCGGCGGCGACGCTCGTCATCGTCGGTGCCGGTTCGGCGCGCGCCAGCCTCGAGGCACGTGCGCGCGCCCAGGGCCTCGAGCACTGCGTGCGCTTTACGGGATTCGTGCCGGAGCACGAGAAGATCGCGTGGATCCAGAAAGCCTCGGTGCTCGTGCAGACCTCCGAGAAGGAAGGCTGGGGAATGACGGTGATCGAGGCCAACGCCTGCAACACCGTCGCCGTGGCCAGCGACGTCCCGGGGCTGCGCGATTCGGTGCAGCGTGGCCGCACCGGGCTGCTGTTCGAGTACGGTGATCGAGCGGGACTGGTGCGAGCCCTGGTGCGTGCCCTCGGCGATCGCTCGCTGCGCGCGGAGCTGATCCGCGGCGGCCACGAGTGGTCGGAGCGATTCGGATGGGAAGAAGTGGCCGACGATGCCGAGCAGCTCGTCGAGGAAGCGATCCGGCCCGGCGCGAGTCGGGTTCACCTCGCCGCCTCGCCGTTTCCACAGTGA
- a CDS encoding glycosyltransferase family 2 protein, which yields MLFGKKIVVVMPAYNAESTLRRTYAEIPFEYIDEAILVDDGSSDRTVDVARELGCRTLVHLQNKGYGGNQKTCYREALRHGADVVVMLHPDYQYTPKLLVAMASMIAVGEYDVVLGSRVLCQSAMSGGMPAYKYVANRLLTLFENILLGQHLSEYHSGYRAFSGKVLETLPLEENSDDFVFDNQMLAQCVHFGFRIGEVSCPTKYFPEASSISFRRSVRYGLGVLRTSLAFWLHHVGASRSPLFNEGGGRLGVEHHPHVHGHTVGD from the coding sequence ATGCTGTTCGGCAAGAAAATCGTCGTCGTGATGCCCGCGTACAACGCGGAATCGACGCTGCGGCGCACCTATGCGGAGATCCCTTTCGAATACATCGACGAGGCGATCCTCGTCGACGACGGAAGCTCGGACCGCACCGTCGACGTCGCCCGCGAGCTCGGCTGCCGCACGCTGGTGCACCTGCAGAACAAGGGCTACGGCGGCAACCAGAAGACGTGCTACCGCGAAGCGCTGCGTCATGGCGCGGACGTCGTCGTGATGCTGCATCCCGACTACCAGTACACGCCCAAGCTGCTGGTCGCGATGGCCTCGATGATCGCGGTCGGCGAGTACGACGTCGTGCTCGGCTCGCGCGTGCTTTGCCAGAGCGCGATGAGCGGCGGCATGCCGGCCTACAAGTACGTGGCCAACCGCCTGCTGACGCTCTTCGAAAACATCCTGCTCGGCCAGCACCTGTCGGAGTACCACTCGGGCTATCGCGCATTTTCGGGCAAGGTCCTCGAGACGCTGCCGCTCGAAGAGAACTCCGACGACTTCGTGTTCGACAACCAGATGCTGGCCCAGTGCGTGCACTTCGGCTTCCGCATCGGCGAAGTCTCGTGTCCCACCAAGTACTTTCCCGAGGCCTCCTCGATCAGCTTCCGGCGCAGCGTGCGTTACGGGCTCGGCGTGCTTCGTACCAGCCTCGCGTTCTGGCTGCACCACGTGGGCGCGTCGCGCAGCCCGCTGTTCAACGAAGGCGGCGGTCGTCTCGGCGTCGAGCATCACCCGCATGTGCACGGCCATACGGTCGGGGACTGA
- a CDS encoding glycosyltransferase family 2 protein, which translates to MSAGSPGRSSALPQAARVVAVVLDWNGASDTVRCVRSLAALSDGALETIVVDNGSRRSPRDALASAGLDASIVETGVNLGYAGGNNVGIAAALERGADFVWILNNDVEVDAGGLEPLLEAAARSPRAGVLGSRVVRGDDPSRIWVAWGEVTWGQSLIRLVGENAADDERYRIERDVEWLPGCALLFRAAALREVGGFDEEFFAYHEDVDWAARARRAGWTCRYVGTSRIVHHIHGSSGGAAHYGGFRKYLSARNSVLYARRHATAAQALRLAASIVVTFPFQLARRALSGEASGVWIKQQGWRDALRGRPIPLVELGLREAGGADSVAVQLQATGRHAE; encoded by the coding sequence ATGAGTGCCGGTTCTCCCGGTCGCTCGTCCGCGCTCCCGCAAGCCGCGCGCGTCGTCGCCGTCGTACTCGACTGGAACGGCGCGAGCGACACCGTGCGCTGCGTGCGGTCGCTGGCCGCGCTCTCCGACGGCGCACTTGAGACCATCGTCGTCGATAACGGGTCGCGCCGCAGCCCTCGCGATGCGCTTGCGAGCGCCGGACTGGACGCGTCGATCGTCGAGACCGGCGTCAATCTCGGCTATGCGGGCGGCAACAACGTCGGAATCGCCGCGGCGCTCGAGCGCGGCGCCGATTTCGTCTGGATCCTCAACAACGACGTCGAAGTCGATGCCGGCGGCCTCGAGCCTCTGCTGGAGGCGGCCGCGCGCAGTCCCCGCGCCGGCGTGCTCGGCAGTCGCGTCGTGCGCGGAGACGATCCGTCGCGGATCTGGGTGGCCTGGGGCGAGGTCACGTGGGGCCAGAGCCTGATCCGGCTGGTCGGAGAAAACGCCGCTGACGACGAGCGCTATCGTATCGAGCGCGACGTCGAGTGGCTTCCGGGCTGCGCGCTGCTGTTTCGCGCCGCCGCGCTGCGCGAAGTCGGCGGCTTCGACGAGGAATTCTTCGCCTACCACGAGGACGTCGACTGGGCTGCTCGTGCGCGAAGGGCCGGATGGACCTGCCGCTACGTCGGCACCTCGCGCATCGTCCACCACATCCACGGCAGCTCCGGAGGCGCCGCGCACTACGGCGGCTTCCGCAAGTACCTTTCGGCGCGCAATTCGGTGCTCTATGCGCGCCGCCACGCGACAGCAGCCCAGGCGCTTCGCCTGGCAGCGAGCATCGTCGTGACGTTTCCTTTCCAGCTCGCGAGAAGGGCCCTCTCCGGCGAGGCCTCCGGCGTGTGGATCAAGCAGCAGGGCTGGCGCGACGCGCTGCGCGGACGCCCGATTCCTCTCGTCGAGCTTGGACTGCGGGAGGCCGGCGGTGCTGACAGCGTTGCCGTGCAATTGCAGGCAACCGGTCGCCACGCGGAATGA
- the rfbB gene encoding dTDP-glucose 4,6-dehydratase, with protein sequence MNIFVTGGAGFIGSNFLRLSVPRRAGDRFTNVDKLTYAANPANLDGIDALPNYALERVDIADAAAVDELFARLPPDLVVHFAAESHVDRSIVSPGDFVHANIVGTFNLLQAFRTHSASRSGALFHHVSTDEVYGSLGQSGRFTETTRYDPSSPYSASKAASDHLVRAYGRTYGLPVKITNCSNNYGPYQFPEKLIPLMILNALDGKPLPVYGKGLNVRDWLYVEDHCEAIWAVIERGATGETYNVGGDCELTNIDVVARICRVLAEETGCPLADFESLVTYVADRPGHDLRYAIDASRTEKECGWSPQHTFDDGLRATVRWYLGNRAWVDGVRSGDYLRWIEHNYGRRASAAS encoded by the coding sequence ATGAACATTTTCGTCACCGGCGGCGCCGGCTTCATCGGCTCGAATTTCCTGCGACTGTCGGTGCCGAGACGGGCCGGCGACCGTTTCACCAACGTCGACAAGCTCACGTACGCGGCCAACCCCGCCAACCTCGACGGCATCGACGCGCTGCCGAATTACGCGCTCGAGCGCGTCGACATCGCCGATGCCGCGGCGGTCGACGAGCTGTTCGCGCGGCTTCCGCCCGATCTCGTCGTGCATTTTGCCGCCGAGAGCCACGTCGACCGCAGCATCGTCTCTCCCGGCGATTTCGTGCACGCCAACATCGTCGGGACCTTCAACCTGCTGCAGGCCTTCCGCACCCACTCGGCGAGCCGCTCCGGCGCGTTGTTCCACCACGTCAGCACCGACGAAGTCTACGGCTCGCTCGGCCAGAGCGGACGCTTCACCGAGACGACGCGTTACGACCCGTCCAGCCCCTACTCCGCTTCCAAGGCCGCCAGCGACCATCTCGTGCGCGCGTACGGGCGCACTTACGGCCTGCCCGTCAAGATCACGAACTGCTCGAACAACTACGGCCCGTACCAGTTCCCCGAAAAGCTGATCCCGCTGATGATCCTCAATGCGCTCGACGGCAAGCCGCTGCCCGTCTACGGCAAGGGCCTGAACGTGCGCGACTGGCTCTACGTGGAGGATCACTGCGAGGCCATCTGGGCCGTCATCGAGCGCGGCGCCACCGGCGAGACGTACAACGTCGGCGGCGACTGCGAGCTCACGAACATCGACGTCGTCGCTCGCATCTGCCGCGTGCTGGCCGAAGAGACCGGCTGCCCCCTGGCCGACTTCGAGAGCCTGGTCACGTACGTCGCCGACCGGCCCGGTCACGACCTTCGCTATGCGATCGATGCGAGCCGCACCGAAAAGGAATGCGGCTGGTCGCCTCAGCACACGTTCGACGACGGGCTTCGCGCCACGGTGCGCTGGTACCTCGGCAACCGCGCGTGGGTGGACGGCGTGCGCAGCGGCGACTACCTGCGCTGGATCGAGCACAACTACGGCCGGCGCGCGTCGGCTGCATCCTGA
- a CDS encoding glycosyltransferase family 1 protein, translating into MKIAIGAGTGTVGGPATYAVELVRALVTMFHEHEFVVLTDKPAPFATLCATRELPMTSPWQQPLWDHVRVPRALAAGRFDLYHATKGVVPRLGKTPAVVTIHDLASHVMPQTFRAAQRIHLGLETPWALAHARVVLAPSQSTADDIARLFPSLATPVVVTPEAAASGLHPPTPDQIAAWRGRRGIDQLACGYLGTIQPRKNVALFVDAFLRAARDRDWRLLLAGRLRPGEEVPSGGGDRRIVHLGAMPADEIAPFLGSLRCMVSPSSYEGFGLTFIEAMACGCPVVGLRNSSIPEVVGSAGVLLDRPDVEALAAVIERLMTDDAMVTDLSRRGREQAAKFSWSETARRTMHAYRLALGEAGAAPS; encoded by the coding sequence ATGAAGATCGCGATCGGCGCCGGGACCGGCACCGTCGGCGGCCCCGCAACGTACGCGGTCGAGCTCGTGCGTGCGCTGGTCACGATGTTCCACGAGCACGAGTTCGTCGTGCTGACCGACAAGCCCGCGCCGTTCGCGACGCTCTGCGCGACGCGCGAGCTGCCGATGACCTCGCCGTGGCAGCAGCCGCTGTGGGATCACGTTCGCGTGCCGAGGGCGCTTGCCGCCGGGCGTTTCGATCTCTACCACGCAACCAAAGGCGTGGTTCCCCGCCTTGGCAAGACGCCCGCCGTCGTCACCATCCACGACCTGGCCAGCCACGTGATGCCGCAGACGTTCCGTGCGGCACAGAGGATCCACCTTGGGCTGGAAACGCCGTGGGCGCTGGCACACGCGCGCGTCGTACTGGCTCCGTCGCAGAGCACGGCCGACGACATCGCCAGGCTGTTCCCTTCGCTCGCGACGCCGGTGGTCGTCACTCCGGAAGCGGCCGCGTCGGGCCTTCATCCCCCGACTCCAGACCAGATTGCCGCGTGGCGCGGCCGCCGCGGCATCGACCAGCTCGCGTGCGGCTATCTCGGGACGATCCAGCCACGCAAGAACGTCGCGCTTTTCGTCGATGCGTTCCTTCGGGCCGCGCGCGACCGCGACTGGCGCCTTCTCCTTGCAGGACGCCTCAGGCCCGGCGAGGAGGTGCCGTCCGGAGGAGGCGACCGGCGCATCGTCCATCTCGGCGCGATGCCTGCGGACGAGATCGCGCCTTTTCTCGGCTCGCTGCGCTGCATGGTCTCGCCGTCGTCCTACGAGGGTTTCGGACTGACCTTCATCGAAGCGATGGCCTGCGGGTGTCCCGTCGTCGGGCTTCGCAACAGCTCGATTCCCGAAGTGGTGGGCAGCGCCGGCGTGTTGCTCGACCGTCCGGACGTGGAGGCGCTTGCCGCCGTCATCGAACGGCTGATGACCGACGATGCGATGGTCACCGATCTTTCGCGGCGCGGTCGCGAGCAGGCGGCGAAGTTTTCGTGGAGCGAGACGGCAAGACGAACCATGCACGCCTACCGCCTTGCGCTCGGCGAAGCGGGCGCGGCGCCGTCATGA
- the rfbA gene encoding glucose-1-phosphate thymidylyltransferase RfbA, which yields MKAIILAGGSGTRLHPMTRVVSKQLLPVYDKPMVYYPLSTLMLAGVRDVLVISTPEDLPAYRKLLGDGSDLGIALSYAVQPTPGGLAQAFLIGREFVGSDRVSLVLGDNIFFGHGLGESLERAAARERGATVFAYAVHDPERYGVVEFDAAGRAVSLEEKPASPRSHYAVTGLYFYDNRVLDIAASLAPSPRGELEITDVNRRYLETGDLEVEVMGRGIAWLDTGTCAALHQASNFIEAIQERQGLRVACLEEIAWRKGFITAEQLDALGARTGGDYGKYLRAVLTDRRE from the coding sequence TTGAAAGCGATCATTCTTGCCGGCGGTTCCGGCACCCGGCTGCATCCGATGACGCGCGTCGTCTCCAAGCAGCTCCTGCCCGTGTACGACAAGCCGATGGTCTATTATCCGCTGTCGACGCTGATGCTGGCCGGCGTGCGCGACGTACTGGTGATCTCGACGCCGGAGGATCTTCCGGCCTACCGCAAGCTGCTCGGCGACGGCTCCGACCTCGGCATCGCGCTCTCCTACGCCGTGCAGCCGACACCGGGCGGCCTGGCCCAGGCCTTCCTGATCGGGCGCGAATTCGTCGGCAGTGACCGCGTGTCGCTGGTCCTCGGAGACAACATCTTCTTCGGCCACGGGCTCGGCGAATCGCTCGAGCGCGCCGCGGCGCGGGAGCGCGGCGCGACGGTGTTCGCGTACGCGGTTCACGATCCCGAGCGTTACGGAGTCGTCGAGTTCGACGCAGCGGGGCGCGCGGTCTCCCTCGAAGAGAAACCCGCCTCGCCGCGCTCCCACTATGCCGTCACGGGCCTGTACTTCTACGACAACCGCGTGCTCGACATCGCGGCCTCGCTCGCGCCTTCGCCGCGCGGCGAGCTCGAGATCACCGACGTCAATCGTCGCTACCTGGAGACGGGCGATCTCGAGGTGGAGGTGATGGGGCGCGGCATCGCATGGCTCGACACCGGGACCTGCGCCGCGTTGCACCAGGCGTCCAATTTCATCGAGGCGATCCAGGAGCGCCAGGGCCTGCGGGTGGCGTGCCTCGAGGAGATCGCGTGGCGCAAGGGCTTCATCACGGCCGAGCAGCTCGACGCTCTCGGCGCGCGCACCGGCGGAGATTACGGCAAGTACCTGAGGGCTGTCCTCACCGACAGGAGGGAATGA